In one Sesamum indicum cultivar Zhongzhi No. 13 linkage group LG12, S_indicum_v1.0, whole genome shotgun sequence genomic region, the following are encoded:
- the LOC105175729 gene encoding probable 9-cis-epoxycarotenoid dioxygenase NCED5, chloroplastic produces MTFTPAKTNSSSCAAPQFLHPLSSKSSLVELSSPSKSFSVRKPTRGAKIHCALHSPSVLTLPKRPFQTPTLPKTDSPAHPPAPPLPPHWNLLQKAAAQALDAMESALVSRERQHPLPKTADPRVQIAGNFAPVPEQPVRHNLPVTGTIPECINGVYVRNGANPLHEPLGGHHLFDGDGMIHAVALNGGNSASYACRFTETQRLVQERDLGRPVFPKAIGELHGHLGIARLMLFYARGLFGLVDHSHGTGVANAGLVYFNQRLLAMSEDDLPYQVRITPSGDLETIGRYDFGDQLRSTMIAHPKIDPVSKELFALSYDVVQKPYLKYFKFSTDGKKSPDVEIPLDVPTMMHDFAITENLVVIPDQQVVFKLQEMVKGGSPVIYDKNKKSRFGILSKNAQNSEDIKWIECADTFCFHLWNAWEEPETDEVVVIGSCMTPADSIFNECDEKFKSVLSEIRLNLKTGESKRRPIIQSSEQINLEAGMVNRNRLGRKTRYAYLAIAEPWPKVSGFAKVDLSTGKVEKFIYGDRRYGGEPFFVPRDPNSEREDDGYILSFVHDEKAWKSELQIVNSMTLKLEASVRLPSRVPYGFHGTFISSRDLENQA; encoded by the coding sequence ATGACTTTCACACCCGCGAAAACAAACTCTAGTTCATGTGCTGCTCCCCAATTCCTTCACCCACTCTCTTCCAAGTCTTCTCTTGTTGAACTCAGCTCTCCCTCCAAATCCTTTTCCGTCAGGAAGCCTACCAGAGGAGCTAAAATCCACTGCGCCCTGCACTCCCCCTCAGTTCTCACTTTGCCCAAACGCCCCTTCCAAACACCCACACTTCCCAAAACTGATTCCCCTGCTCACCCGCCGGCGCCACCGCTCCCGCCGCACTGGAACTTACTACAAAAAGCGGCTGCCCAAGCGCTCGACGCGATGGAGAGCGCGTTGGTCTCACGCGAGCGCCAACACCCTCTTCCCAAAACCGCCGACCCTCGCGTCCAAATTGCCGGAAATTTTGCTCCGGTGCCGGAGCAGCCCGTACGCCATAACCTCCCCGTCACCGGCACTATTCCAGAATGCATTAACGGCGTTTATGTGAGAAACGGCGCCAACCCTTTACACGAGCCACTCGGCGGCCACCACCTCTTTGACGGCGACGGCATGATCCACGCCGTCGCCCTCAACGGCGGAAATTCCGCTAGCTATGCTTGTCGGTTCACCGAGACACAAAGGCTGGTCCAAGAACGTGACTTGGGCCGGCCCGTTTTCCCGAAAGCCATCGGGGAACTCCACGGGCATTTGGGCATAGCCCGACTAATGCTATTTTACGCCCGAGGGTTATTCGGGTTAGTGGATCACAGCCATGGAACCGGTGTGGCAAACGCCGGACTAGTATATTTCAATCAAAGACTTTTAGCCATGTCGGAAGATGATCTTCCTTATCAAGTGCGGATAACTCCCTCAGGCGATCTTGAAACGATTGGGAGATATGATTTCGGGGACCAATTGAGGAGCACGATGATTGCTCACCCGAAAATTGATCCTGTTTCCAAGGAGCTTTTTGCTTTGAGCTATGATGTAGTTCAGAAGCCATATCTCAAGTACTTCAAATTTTCCACGGATGGGAAGAAATCGCCTGACGTTGAGATACCGCTAGATGTACCCACCATGATGCACGATTTCGCCATCACTGAGAACTTGGTGGTGATTCCTGATCAACAAGTGGTGTTCAAGCTTCAAGAAATGGTTAAGGGTGGCTCACCCGTGATATAtgacaagaacaagaaatcaaGGTTTGGGATCTTGTCaaagaatgctcaaaattctGAAGATATTAAATGGATTGAGTGCGCCGATACTTTCTGCTTCCACTTGTGGAACGCTTGGGAGGAGCCAGAGACTGATGAAGTTGTTGTGATCGGCTCATGCATGACTCCAGCCGACTCCATTTTCAACGAATGCGATGAAAAGTTCAAGAGCGTCTTGTCAGAAATCCGCCTCAATTTAAAAACCGGCGAGTCAAAGAGGCGGCCCATAATTCAATCCTCGGAACAGATCAATTTGGAAGCCGGCATGGTGAACCGGAACCGCCTCGGCCGGAAAACAAGGTATGCTTATCTTGCAATCGCAGAGCCATGGCCTAAAGTTTCAGGGTTTGCAAAAGTGGACCTCTCCACCGGAAAAGTAGAGAAATTCATCTACGGCGACCGGAGATACGGCGGGGAGCCGTTTTTTGTGCCGAGAGACCCAAATTCGGAGAGAGAAGATGATGGGTACATTCTGTCATTTGTACACGACGAAAAGGCCTGGAAATCAGAGTTGCAGATCGTAAATTCGATGACATTGAAGTTGGAAGCTTCAGTAAGACTTCCATCGCGAGTCCCATATGGATTTCATGGCACATTCATAAGCTCAAGGGACCTGGAAAATCAAGCCTGA
- the LOC105175728 gene encoding F-box/kelch-repeat protein At1g30090, translated as MQRVRVSSQQAPVQKLGNSQMTLSPKFRLAAAQSTLLDPALEFELSTRGEQLIPGLPDDVALQCLLRVPVDKHAACKAVCKRWYSLFGSKEQFFTRRKELGFRDPWLFVFAYHKCTGKIEWKVLDLTHFSWHTIPAMPCKDKVCPQGFRCVSIPHEGVLFVCGGVVSDVDCPLNLVLKYDVRKNRWTTMTKMITPRSFFGSGVIDGMVYVAGGSSTDLFELNSAEVLDPKKGMWKPVANMGMNMASYDTAVLNGKLLVTEGWFWPFYVAPRGQIYDPITDNWENMAAGLREGWTGSSVVIYGHLFVVTEHERTKLKVYDMETDSWDVVEGPVLPEQICKPFSVNCWESKVYVVGRNLHVAVGHILRMYPSNPSGKKCRFSVQWQMVDAPQTLFDLTPSSAQVLFA; from the coding sequence ATGCAAAGAGTGAGAGTTTCATCACAACAAGCGCCCGTGCAAAAGCTAGGGAATTCCCAAATGACCTTATCCCCAAAATTTAGATTAGCTGCTGCGCAGTCAACTCTGCTAGATCCTGCACTAGAATTTGAACTATCTACCCGGGGAGAGCAATTGATTCCGGGGCTTCCAGATGATGTTGCTCTACAGTGTCTCCTCCGTGTTCCAGTTGATAAACATGCTGCCTGCAAGGCCGTCTGCAAGCGTTGGTACTCCTTGTTTGGCAGCAAGGAACAATTCTTTACCCGGAGAAAAGAGCTTGGTTTTCGCGATCCTTGGCTTTTTGTCTTTGCATACCACAAATGTACTGGGAAGATTGAGTGGAAGGTTTTGGATCTCACCCACTTTTCTTGGCACACAATCCCTGCTATGCCTTGTAAGGACAAGGTCTGCCCCCAGGGCTTCAGGTGTGTTTCCATCCCGCATGAAGGGGTTCTTTTTGTATGTGGTGGTGTGGTCTCTGATGTGGATTGCCCACTTAATTTAGTATTGAAATATGATGTGCGTAAGAATCGTTGGACTACGATGACAAAGATGATCACTCCAAGGTCGTTTTTTGGAAGTGGAGTGATTGATGGTATGGTATATGTTGCTGGAGGGAGCAGCACAGACCTGTTTGAACTTAATTCAGCTGAAGTCTTGGATCCTAAGAAAGGGATGTGGAAGCCTGTTGCTAACATGGGAATGAACATGGCTTCATATGACACAGCAGTTCTCAACGGGAAGCTTCTTGTGACAGAAGGCTGGTTTTGGCCCTTCTATGTTGCACCCAGGGGCCAGATTTATGACCCAATAACTGATAATTGGGAGAACATGGCTGCTGGATTGCGAGAAGGCTGGACTGGTTCAAGTGTTGTTATATATGGTCACTTGTTTGTGGTTACGGAACATGAGAGAACAAAGCTGAAGGTTTATGATATGGAGACTGATTCTTGGGATGTCGTAGAAGGACCCGTTTTACCTGAGCAGATATGCAAACCTTTCAGTGTCAACTGTTGGGAAAGCAAGGTCTACGTTGTTGGTCGGAACCTTCATGTCGCTGTGGGCCATATACTGAGGATGTATCCAAGTAACCCTTCTGGGAAGAAATGCAGATTTTCTGTGCAATGGCAAATGGTGGACGCACCTCAAACTCTCTTTGACTTGACACCATCAAGTGCACAGGTTCTGTTTGCTTAG
- the LOC105175727 gene encoding outer envelope membrane protein 7, with product MGAVTTALIAIAAVALGWCTIEIACKPCLEKGREAIDRNLNPDYDPDDQVSTTTLHAPLNPSTNADSATPASSTVAKTV from the coding sequence ATGGGGGCGGTGACGACGGCGTTGATAGCTATAGCGGCAGTGGCGCTGGGATGGTGTACGATCGAGATTGCGTGCAAACCCTGTCTTGAAAAAGGCCGCGAAGCGATAGATCGGAACCTCAACCCAGATTACGACCCCGACGACCAAGTCAGCACCACCACCCTTCACGCTCCTCTTAATCCCAGTACCAATGCGGATAGTGCCACTCCAGCCTCTTCCACTGTCGCCAAGACCGTCTGA